Proteins encoded within one genomic window of Companilactobacillus zhachilii:
- a CDS encoding polyprenyl synthetase family protein, whose protein sequence is MEIKNFKEFCGHVLPDFNKFLDDKLNSEIKQTTLRDAMLYSLDAGGKRVRPMLFLAVAYSCGVKLEDLSKYFDIAGAIELVHTYSLIHDDLPEMDDSDYRRGQLANHKQFGVGPAVLAGDGLLTQAFYWIAKSSLSTDKRMAAVRILAHNAGPMGMVAGQMTDITMEDKKLSETELTTLHKEKTADLITAAVTMGAFCAGHELSKNLVQYANNIGLAFQLKDDLNDADDGEDIDKNTFPNLIGKTATEEKLRNLVKDALNAVLKETEFDKNLLVSFLDYFKE, encoded by the coding sequence ATGGAAATTAAAAATTTTAAAGAATTCTGTGGACATGTTTTACCTGACTTCAATAAATTTTTAGATGACAAATTAAATTCTGAAATCAAACAAACCACTTTGCGTGATGCGATGCTTTATTCACTTGATGCCGGTGGTAAAAGAGTTCGTCCAATGCTTTTCTTAGCCGTTGCTTATTCTTGTGGTGTTAAGTTAGAGGATTTATCAAAGTATTTCGATATTGCTGGGGCGATTGAATTAGTCCATACATATTCACTGATTCATGATGATTTGCCAGAAATGGATGACAGTGATTATCGCCGAGGACAATTAGCCAACCACAAGCAATTTGGAGTTGGTCCAGCCGTTTTAGCAGGTGATGGTTTATTGACTCAAGCCTTTTACTGGATCGCCAAGTCTAGTCTTAGCACCGATAAGCGGATGGCTGCAGTTCGTATTTTGGCTCATAATGCTGGTCCAATGGGAATGGTTGCTGGCCAGATGACTGACATTACGATGGAAGATAAAAAATTGTCTGAAACTGAGTTAACAACTTTGCATAAAGAAAAGACTGCTGATTTAATTACTGCTGCTGTGACAATGGGAGCATTTTGTGCTGGTCACGAATTATCAAAAAATCTGGTACAATACGCTAATAATATTGGTTTGGCTTTTCAGCTCAAGGATGATTTAAATGACGCTGATGATGGCGAAGATATTGATAAGAACACTTTTCCTAACTTGATTGGGAAAACAGCAACTGAAGAAAAATTGCGTAATTTGGTGAAAGATGCCTTAAATGCAGTTTTAAAGGAAACAGAATTCGATAAAAACTTATTGGTAAGCTTTTTGGATTATTTTAAAGAATAG
- a CDS encoding TlyA family RNA methyltransferase has translation MAKKRIDVLLVEQNLFESREQAKRSVMAGEVYNQDNLRFDKPGEKVDADTVFHLAKNAHSKYVSRGGYKLEKALKSFDIDLKDRICLDIGSSTGGFTDVALQNGATKVYALDVGYNQLAWKLRQDERVVVMERVNFRYSKPEDFHEGLPQFAMTDVSFISLELILPPMFNIILPGSDAVCLIKPQFEAGPENVGKHGIVRDHKVHQMVLEKITNFAKNAGFIVSGLDFSPIKGGEGNIEFLMHIQKPENEQPGEILETVSVEKTMEAAYSSLNK, from the coding sequence TTGGCAAAAAAAAGAATTGATGTTTTATTAGTTGAACAAAATTTATTTGAATCACGAGAACAAGCAAAACGTTCTGTCATGGCGGGCGAAGTTTATAATCAAGACAACTTACGTTTTGATAAACCAGGTGAAAAAGTCGACGCGGACACAGTTTTTCATTTAGCAAAAAATGCACATAGTAAGTATGTCAGTCGTGGTGGCTACAAGCTTGAAAAGGCTTTGAAGTCATTTGATATCGATTTGAAAGATCGAATCTGCTTAGATATTGGTTCATCAACCGGCGGTTTTACTGATGTAGCTTTGCAAAATGGTGCTACCAAGGTATATGCCTTAGATGTTGGTTACAACCAATTGGCTTGGAAACTTCGTCAAGATGAACGTGTGGTCGTGATGGAGCGGGTTAATTTCCGTTACAGTAAGCCAGAAGATTTTCATGAAGGTTTACCTCAATTTGCGATGACTGATGTTTCATTTATTTCTTTGGAATTGATTTTGCCACCAATGTTTAATATTATTCTGCCCGGTTCAGATGCGGTTTGTTTGATTAAGCCTCAATTTGAAGCTGGTCCCGAAAACGTTGGCAAGCACGGAATCGTTCGAGATCATAAAGTTCACCAAATGGTTTTGGAAAAAATTACTAATTTTGCCAAAAATGCTGGTTTCATTGTTTCTGGCTTGGACTTCTCGCCAATTAAGGGTGGAGAAGGTAACATTGAATTCTTGATGCACATTCAAAAACCAGAAAATGAACAACCAGGGGAAATTTTAGAGACTGTTTCAGTTGAAAAGACAATGGAAGCAGCATACTCAAGTCTTAACAAATAG
- the recN gene encoding DNA repair protein RecN, which translates to MLKKLIINNFAIINKLQIDFHDGMTALTGETGAGKSIIIDALGLLVGSRSSIDFIRTGQEQLNVQGLFEVKSSSPLFAILDEYGIAHEDNQLIIKREINRKGRNVCRINNELVKTNVLRQVGQFLVEIHGQNQQQELLDEDNHINILDRFADDGFQKDLVKYQQLFAEYQEKRSRLRTIQKNSQNLAQRIDMLKFQIEEIDSAKVIAGEDDQLEDEKNQLSNFEKISSALQESYRGLSENNVGVVDALGNVRDQLEDIMDYDKSYKELYDSVNGAYYQLQDNAATIADQLENLDFDENRLDNIQKRLITLDSLKKKYGPSLDEVIEFGKNAHQELSEIDIDDNTEAKLEQEIATFQHNLIELGKTLSKQRHKTATTLEKSINHQLKDLYMPNAKFGVSFNSLEDENLSDNGIDQIRFDLKTNVGEDFKPLVKVASGGELSRVILAFEAIIAEKMNVETIVFDEIDTGVSGRVAQAIGDKIYKVSQFLQVLCITHLPQVAAMSDLQFEIKKETVKDKTETKVSLLNDLQRIDAISLMLAGTKVTDLTRQHAQELLELAEGEQKRLD; encoded by the coding sequence ATGCTAAAAAAATTAATAATCAATAATTTTGCAATCATCAACAAGTTGCAGATTGATTTTCATGACGGGATGACTGCTTTAACTGGTGAAACTGGTGCTGGTAAATCAATCATTATTGATGCTTTAGGTTTGTTAGTCGGTAGCAGATCGTCAATTGATTTTATTAGAACAGGACAAGAGCAACTGAATGTACAGGGACTATTTGAGGTGAAATCAAGTAGTCCTCTTTTTGCTATTTTAGATGAATATGGAATTGCTCACGAAGACAATCAATTGATTATCAAGCGGGAAATCAATCGTAAAGGTCGAAATGTTTGTCGGATTAATAATGAGTTAGTTAAAACAAATGTTTTACGACAAGTTGGCCAATTTTTAGTCGAGATCCACGGTCAAAATCAGCAACAAGAGCTCTTGGACGAAGACAATCATATTAATATTTTGGATCGTTTTGCTGACGATGGTTTTCAAAAAGATTTAGTTAAATATCAACAATTATTTGCGGAATATCAAGAAAAACGTAGTCGTTTGCGGACGATTCAAAAAAATTCTCAAAATTTAGCACAACGAATTGATATGTTGAAGTTTCAAATTGAAGAAATTGACAGTGCTAAAGTTATTGCTGGTGAAGACGATCAATTGGAAGATGAGAAAAACCAATTGTCCAATTTTGAAAAAATTAGTTCGGCTCTTCAAGAAAGTTATCGTGGACTATCCGAGAATAATGTTGGAGTTGTCGATGCCTTAGGCAATGTGCGTGATCAATTGGAAGACATTATGGATTACGATAAGTCTTATAAGGAACTGTATGATTCAGTCAATGGAGCTTATTATCAGCTACAAGATAATGCGGCTACCATAGCTGATCAATTAGAGAATTTGGATTTTGATGAGAATCGTCTCGATAATATTCAAAAGCGTCTGATTACATTGGACAGTTTGAAGAAAAAATATGGCCCAAGTTTGGATGAAGTAATTGAATTTGGCAAAAATGCGCATCAAGAACTGTCAGAAATCGATATTGATGACAATACTGAAGCTAAATTGGAACAAGAAATTGCGACTTTCCAGCATAATTTAATTGAATTGGGTAAGACACTTTCCAAACAACGTCACAAAACAGCGACAACTTTAGAAAAATCCATCAATCATCAATTGAAGGATCTATATATGCCCAATGCTAAATTTGGTGTTTCTTTCAATTCATTAGAAGATGAAAATTTGTCTGATAATGGGATTGATCAAATTAGATTCGATTTGAAAACAAACGTTGGGGAAGACTTTAAACCATTAGTCAAAGTTGCTTCTGGTGGTGAGCTATCCCGTGTTATCTTGGCATTTGAAGCTATTATTGCTGAAAAGATGAATGTTGAAACGATTGTTTTTGATGAAATTGATACAGGTGTCAGTGGTCGAGTTGCTCAAGCAATTGGGGATAAAATTTATAAAGTTTCACAATTTTTACAAGTGCTTTGTATTACTCATTTGCCTCAAGTAGCGGCAATGAGCGACCTTCAATTTGAGATAAAAAAAGAGACCGTTAAAGATAAAACCGAGACAAAGGTTTCATTACTTAACGATCTCCAAAGAATTGATGCTATTTCCTTGATGCTGGCTGGAACAAAGGTAACAGACTTAACCCGTCAGCATGCCCAAGAATTATTAGAATTAGCTGAAGGTGAACAAAAGCGTTTAGACTAA
- the gmk gene encoding guanylate kinase, producing the protein MSKRGMLIVLSGPSGVGKGTVRKAMLKNSSIKFDYSVSMTTRQMRPGEVDGVDYYFRTNEEFEEEIKNGGMLEYAKYVDHYYGTPLKYVNQKLDAGIDVLLEIEVNGAMQVREKMPDGVFLFLTPPDLTSLRDRITHRGTDDEKTIDKRMEKAKKEIKMMTSYDYAVVNDKIPNAVEKIEGIIRSEHLRVPRVIDQYKKIIGE; encoded by the coding sequence ATGTCAAAAAGGGGAATGTTAATCGTTTTATCAGGTCCTTCTGGAGTAGGTAAAGGAACTGTTAGAAAAGCGATGTTGAAGAATTCATCAATTAAATTTGATTATTCTGTTTCGATGACGACACGTCAAATGCGTCCTGGTGAAGTCGATGGAGTCGATTATTATTTCCGAACAAATGAAGAATTTGAAGAGGAAATTAAGAATGGTGGCATGCTTGAATATGCTAAGTATGTTGACCATTATTACGGAACACCTTTGAAGTATGTCAACCAAAAGCTGGATGCTGGAATTGATGTTTTACTAGAAATCGAAGTCAACGGTGCTATGCAAGTTCGTGAGAAGATGCCCGATGGTGTATTTCTTTTCCTAACACCACCTGATTTGACAAGTTTGCGTGATCGGATTACTCACCGTGGAACAGACGATGAGAAGACAATTGACAAACGTATGGAAAAAGCGAAAAAAGAAATCAAAATGATGACAAGCTATGACTATGCCGTTGTTAATGATAAAATACCTAATGCAGTTGAAAAAATTGAAGGTATAATTAGAAGTGAACACTTAAGAGTGCCACGTGTAATTGACCAATACAAAAAAATAATAGGAGAATGA
- the rpoZ gene encoding DNA-directed RNA polymerase subunit omega — MIIYPSIDKLLDRVDSRYSLAVLAAKRAHQLENGDIELLNHYESPRTVGRAFEEIADDKIEIDPNSILLEKEAEKVEEEKKEEN; from the coding sequence ATGATTATTTATCCATCAATTGATAAACTTTTAGATCGAGTTGATTCTCGTTATTCACTAGCAGTTCTAGCTGCAAAACGTGCGCACCAACTAGAAAATGGCGATATTGAATTATTGAACCATTATGAATCACCAAGAACCGTTGGCCGTGCTTTTGAAGAAATCGCCGATGATAAAATCGAAATCGATCCTAATTCAATTCTTCTTGAAAAAGAAGCCGAAAAGGTTGAAGAAGAGAAAAAAGAAGAAAACTAA
- the priA gene encoding primosomal protein N' has translation MSVAEIIVDVPTMQTNRPFEYLIPEALTDVVVPGMRVEVPFGRGKRKIQGFVMQVKAESGFQGKLKPISRVIDLKPVLSQEMLDLSAWLADRTYSFQISCLQTMLPSVMRAKYKQFVIPLVSDNSEVNNLLNGQPTFEITNQIDDETVKLINRLRKNKQVDIQYVVQNQALQVKRQAVTTDLNVIQLHEAKSQLRPNAKAQIKLLDFLADNLQSLPVEFNVLEKEYGISRAAIKTAEKNNLVKVIEVTKLRKPVGINPEQTTKLALTDEQQVAVDQISEAITAEKPETFLIEGVTGSGKTEVYLQTIEKALQQDKTALMLVPEISLTPQMVNRVVGRFGDQVAVLHSGLSNGERYDEWTRIENHDVKVVVGARSAVFAPLDKIGLIIIDEEHEASYKQDDNPRYHARDVAQWRAKVNKCPVVLGSATPSLESRARAEKGVYKLIRMKKRINNQTLPKVHIVDMRDAENSAVKGDFSPALTSALQETLDRHEQAIVLLNRRGYSSFMMCRECGFVLKCPNCDVSLTYHKDLGKMKCHYCGHEEPVPNICPNCHSKKIGFYGTGTQNIEQQLNDLFPQARVLRMDVDTTRRKGAHAKILQQFGQHKADILLGTQMIAKGLDFPDVTLVGVINADTTLSLADFRASERTFQLLTQVSGRAGRAEKTGHVVIQTFNPDHYAIKDAAKQDYETFFKQEMYLRHQSNYTPYYFTTLISVANQDEGKTLKQSYWLKKQLQTALSKNAILLGPSPTMISRKQNKYYYQIIVKYKHEPQLHQRLLEILNETQADVKSGFNIAIDNEPQHID, from the coding sequence ATGTCAGTAGCAGAAATAATTGTCGATGTTCCGACAATGCAAACGAACCGACCATTTGAATATTTGATTCCTGAGGCTTTAACTGACGTGGTAGTTCCTGGGATGCGGGTTGAAGTTCCTTTTGGACGTGGTAAACGTAAGATTCAGGGTTTTGTCATGCAAGTTAAAGCTGAGAGTGGTTTTCAAGGTAAATTAAAACCAATTAGTCGTGTCATTGATCTTAAGCCTGTTTTGTCACAAGAGATGTTGGATTTGTCTGCATGGTTGGCTGATAGGACTTATTCGTTTCAAATTTCTTGTTTGCAGACGATGTTGCCTAGTGTTATGCGAGCAAAATATAAGCAATTTGTTATTCCGTTAGTTTCGGATAATTCGGAAGTTAATAATTTGCTAAATGGGCAACCAACCTTTGAAATTACTAATCAAATTGATGATGAGACGGTAAAATTAATTAACCGTTTGCGGAAAAATAAACAAGTAGATATTCAATATGTAGTGCAAAATCAAGCTTTACAAGTTAAACGTCAAGCCGTAACGACTGATTTGAATGTGATTCAATTACATGAGGCTAAGAGTCAATTAAGGCCGAATGCTAAAGCTCAAATTAAATTATTAGACTTTTTGGCGGATAATTTACAATCATTACCAGTCGAATTTAATGTGTTGGAAAAAGAGTATGGTATTTCCCGAGCTGCTATCAAAACGGCGGAGAAAAATAATTTGGTTAAAGTTATTGAAGTAACTAAATTACGGAAACCTGTAGGCATAAATCCGGAACAAACGACGAAATTAGCCTTAACTGATGAGCAACAAGTGGCGGTTGATCAAATAAGTGAAGCCATTACTGCCGAGAAACCAGAAACTTTCTTAATTGAAGGTGTTACTGGTAGTGGGAAGACTGAAGTTTATTTGCAGACGATCGAAAAGGCTTTGCAACAAGATAAAACAGCGTTGATGTTAGTCCCTGAAATTTCGTTGACGCCACAAATGGTTAACCGAGTGGTGGGCCGTTTTGGCGATCAGGTGGCTGTCTTACACAGTGGTCTATCTAACGGAGAACGTTATGATGAATGGACGAGAATTGAAAATCATGATGTCAAGGTAGTTGTAGGTGCCCGAAGCGCTGTTTTTGCGCCATTAGACAAGATTGGTTTAATCATTATTGATGAGGAACATGAGGCAAGTTACAAACAAGATGACAATCCTCGTTATCATGCACGTGATGTGGCTCAATGGCGAGCTAAGGTCAATAAATGCCCAGTGGTACTCGGTAGTGCCACACCATCACTGGAATCCCGTGCAAGGGCTGAAAAGGGTGTCTACAAGTTAATTCGGATGAAGAAGCGCATCAATAATCAAACTTTGCCAAAGGTTCATATTGTTGATATGCGTGATGCTGAAAATTCGGCGGTCAAAGGCGACTTCTCACCAGCATTAACATCGGCCTTACAGGAAACACTTGATCGTCATGAACAAGCGATTGTGTTATTGAATCGCCGTGGCTATTCGTCTTTTATGATGTGTCGTGAATGTGGCTTTGTATTAAAGTGTCCTAATTGTGATGTTTCGCTGACTTATCATAAAGACCTTGGTAAAATGAAGTGCCACTACTGTGGACATGAAGAACCAGTGCCTAATATTTGTCCTAATTGCCACAGCAAGAAGATTGGCTTTTACGGAACCGGAACACAAAATATCGAACAGCAATTAAATGATCTATTTCCGCAAGCACGAGTTTTACGCATGGATGTTGATACAACGCGTCGTAAAGGTGCCCACGCAAAAATTTTGCAACAATTTGGTCAACATAAGGCAGATATTTTGTTAGGGACTCAGATGATTGCTAAGGGACTGGATTTTCCTGACGTAACGTTGGTTGGAGTTATTAATGCAGATACGACCTTGAGTTTGGCTGATTTTCGAGCCAGTGAACGGACTTTCCAGCTGTTAACGCAAGTAAGTGGTCGAGCTGGTCGGGCTGAGAAGACTGGTCATGTTGTTATTCAGACCTTTAATCCTGACCACTATGCGATCAAGGATGCAGCTAAGCAAGATTATGAGACATTTTTCAAGCAAGAAATGTATTTAAGACATCAGTCAAATTACACGCCGTATTACTTTACGACCTTGATTAGTGTTGCTAATCAGGATGAGGGTAAAACTTTGAAACAAAGTTATTGGTTGAAAAAGCAATTACAGACGGCATTGTCAAAAAATGCTATTCTATTAGGACCAAGTCCGACAATGATTTCGCGGAAACAAAATAAATATTATTATCAAATTATTGTAAAATATAAACATGAACCACAATTGCATCAAAGATTGCTAGAGATTTTAAATGAAACACAAGCTGATGTTAAAAGCGGCTTTAACATAGCAATTGATAACGAACCACAACATATTGATTAA
- the fmt gene encoding methionyl-tRNA formyltransferase: MTKIIFLGTPEFSATVLKGLLKEGYDIIAAVTQPDKPVGRKQKLQKSPVKLVAEEENIKLYQPAKLPGSPEVEELKQLNADLIVTAAYGQFLPTSFLESAKVAAINVHGSLLPKYRGGAPIQWSLLNGDKETGITIMYMVKGMDAGDIISQEKLPITRDDDNGSLFEKMAIVGRELLLDTIPKILSGDIKPIAQDPDKVVFSPNISKEQEHIDFTKPAEQVFNQIRALSPDPGAWTMIDGQRTKLYKTDVVEINSDQAVGTIYDLGKKKLVIVAGDGQGVSIKKIQPAGKKMMDIANYMNGMGKNLEKGQQIIDEK, from the coding sequence ATGACAAAAATAATTTTTCTTGGAACACCAGAGTTTTCAGCAACAGTTTTAAAAGGATTACTTAAGGAGGGCTACGATATTATTGCAGCCGTGACTCAACCAGATAAGCCGGTCGGACGGAAACAAAAACTACAAAAGAGTCCGGTGAAATTAGTTGCTGAAGAGGAAAATATCAAACTTTACCAACCAGCCAAATTGCCAGGAAGTCCAGAGGTAGAAGAACTCAAACAATTGAACGCTGATTTGATTGTGACGGCTGCTTATGGGCAATTTTTACCTACAAGTTTCTTAGAATCTGCCAAAGTAGCAGCAATCAATGTTCACGGATCATTGTTGCCTAAGTATCGTGGTGGTGCACCAATCCAATGGTCACTATTAAATGGCGATAAAGAAACCGGTATTACGATTATGTACATGGTTAAGGGTATGGATGCTGGTGATATTATTAGCCAAGAAAAATTACCAATTACTCGTGATGATGATAATGGAAGTCTTTTTGAAAAGATGGCTATTGTTGGTCGTGAATTGTTATTGGATACCATCCCAAAGATTTTGAGTGGCGATATTAAACCAATTGCGCAAGATCCAGATAAGGTAGTATTTTCACCTAATATTTCTAAAGAACAAGAACACATTGACTTTACTAAACCGGCGGAACAAGTTTTCAATCAAATCAGAGCTTTAAGTCCTGATCCTGGTGCTTGGACTATGATTGACGGTCAAAGAACTAAATTGTACAAGACGGATGTCGTTGAAATTAATTCTGATCAAGCTGTTGGTACAATTTATGACTTAGGTAAGAAAAAATTGGTTATCGTTGCTGGCGATGGTCAAGGTGTTTCAATTAAGAAGATTCAACCAGCAGGTAAAAAAATGATGGATATTGCCAACTACATGAACGGAATGGGCAAGAATCTAGAAAAAGGACAACAAATTATTGATGAAAAATAA
- the rsmB gene encoding 16S rRNA (cytosine(967)-C(5))-methyltransferase RsmB: MKNNPRELAVEALTRVFQNKAYSNIEINNLLKKSDLSDADSRLMTNIVYGVIQHKYVLEYQLEPYLKDKKLDLWLNLLLQTAIYQMCYLDKIPAHAVLNESTEIAKQRANQGAGNLVNAVLRNFQRHGARTMSGKESVYDMSKLYSVPRWLVDLFEEQQGTDKTREILQTINQASSVSIRVNTNKTTVADLQKALQAKGFDVKPSKISPVGLVCESGNLVNTDEFRAGLYTIQDESSMLVAPALDLHPDSRVLDACAAPGGKTTHIASYIKAGAGEVTALDIHKHKTKLIRENSERMGYSDIISTGAVDARKAKDVLNTTFDRILVDAPCSGLGLIRRKPELRYFRQPEDLMNLQRVQLQILDSMVDLLEVNGKMVFSTCTFDDEENEQVVDKFLAAHKNFELVPVKHDKMMDKSVKNGMLKVLPSDYFTDGFFIATFVRKN, translated from the coding sequence ATGAAAAATAATCCGCGTGAATTAGCAGTCGAAGCACTAACAAGAGTTTTCCAAAACAAGGCTTACTCGAATATTGAAATTAATAATCTTCTCAAGAAATCTGACTTATCAGATGCAGATAGTCGTTTAATGACTAACATCGTTTATGGTGTTATCCAGCATAAATACGTTTTGGAATATCAATTAGAGCCATATCTTAAGGATAAGAAACTTGATTTGTGGTTAAATTTATTATTACAGACAGCTATTTATCAAATGTGCTATTTGGACAAAATTCCAGCTCATGCGGTTTTGAACGAGTCTACCGAAATTGCTAAGCAACGTGCAAATCAAGGTGCGGGTAACTTAGTTAATGCTGTTTTGAGAAATTTCCAAAGACATGGCGCTCGTACGATGTCTGGTAAAGAGTCTGTCTATGATATGAGTAAATTGTATAGTGTTCCACGTTGGCTAGTTGATTTATTCGAGGAACAACAAGGTACTGACAAGACTAGAGAAATTTTGCAAACAATCAACCAAGCATCAAGTGTTTCAATTCGTGTAAATACTAATAAGACAACTGTTGCTGATTTGCAAAAAGCTTTACAAGCAAAGGGATTTGACGTAAAACCAAGCAAGATTTCTCCAGTTGGGTTAGTCTGTGAGAGTGGAAACTTAGTCAACACTGATGAATTTAGAGCGGGACTATACACGATTCAAGATGAAAGCTCAATGTTAGTTGCACCTGCACTTGATTTGCATCCAGATAGTCGCGTGCTTGATGCTTGTGCTGCTCCTGGTGGTAAAACAACTCATATTGCCAGTTATATCAAGGCTGGTGCTGGTGAGGTTACTGCTTTGGATATTCATAAGCACAAGACAAAGCTAATCCGTGAAAATAGCGAACGAATGGGATATAGTGACATTATTAGTACAGGAGCTGTTGACGCCCGTAAAGCTAAGGATGTTCTAAATACGACATTTGACCGTATTTTGGTGGATGCACCTTGTTCTGGACTAGGTTTGATCAGAAGAAAGCCGGAACTTAGATATTTCCGTCAACCAGAGGATTTAATGAATTTGCAAAGAGTTCAATTACAGATTCTTGATAGCATGGTCGATTTATTGGAAGTTAACGGTAAGATGGTCTTTAGTACATGTACTTTTGATGATGAAGAAAATGAACAAGTTGTTGACAAATTTTTAGCAGCCCATAAGAATTTTGAATTAGTACCAGTCAAGCATGACAAGATGATGGATAAGTCAGTCAAGAATGGCATGCTCAAGGTTCTACCAAGTGATTACTTTACGGATGGTTTCTTTATAGCTACTTTCGTTAGAAAAAATTAA
- a CDS encoding Stp1/IreP family PP2C-type Ser/Thr phosphatase, whose product MEYALLTDVGKLRENNQDYVNVFKNKKNIVFGIVADGMGGHRGGDVASDMAVSHLGHNFEESEVDDIAELREWIIRELSKENDRIVSVSNQFDDLNGMGTTMVGVFFIGEKMMVVNVGDSRCYIYTDDNLKQLSVDHSLVHELLETGQISPEEAENHPQKNIITQTLGVSQTVQPRVKDFDLVDDAIILLCTDGLTNMVPENEIKDVLAQKVSLETKCHILIDKANAAGGRDNITALLFSTKDNGGNH is encoded by the coding sequence ATGGAATATGCGTTATTAACTGATGTTGGAAAACTCAGAGAAAACAATCAAGATTACGTGAATGTTTTCAAAAATAAGAAAAATATTGTTTTTGGAATTGTGGCTGATGGTATGGGTGGACACCGTGGTGGTGACGTAGCATCTGACATGGCGGTCTCACACTTAGGTCATAATTTTGAAGAGTCAGAAGTTGATGATATAGCTGAATTGCGCGAGTGGATCATTCGTGAATTGAGTAAAGAAAATGACCGTATTGTTTCAGTATCTAACCAGTTTGATGATTTGAATGGTATGGGAACAACGATGGTGGGAGTTTTCTTCATTGGCGAAAAAATGATGGTTGTCAATGTTGGTGATTCGAGATGCTATATTTACACTGATGATAATTTAAAGCAATTGAGTGTTGATCACTCTTTGGTGCATGAATTACTAGAGACAGGACAAATTAGTCCTGAAGAAGCGGAAAATCATCCGCAAAAAAATATTATTACACAGACACTTGGTGTTTCTCAGACGGTCCAACCACGAGTAAAAGATTTTGATCTGGTTGATGATGCAATCATTCTTTTATGTACGGATGGTTTGACTAATATGGTGCCCGAAAATGAAATTAAAGATGTTTTAGCACAAAAAGTTAGTTTGGAAACGAAGTGTCATATTTTAATCGACAAGGCAAATGCTGCCGGTGGAAGAGACAATATAACCGCCTTACTCTTTTCTACTAAAGATAACGGAGGTAATCACTAG